GTTCTTTAACGATATGAATAGCTTGGTTAATGCTCTTAATTAATGGAGTCTGGGTCTGCTCATTCCTAATCTGGGCTCGAAGCAACTCAATCTGATGATCCGTCAATTCCCAGATGTTATCGTTAAATTCCTTAACGTACTCCTCTCCGAACGGGGTCAAGGAATAATGATGCTGCTCATATTCGATAAGACCAAACTCACCTAATGCTCGCCCGATATGGGTAATACGCTGCCGCGGGTACTTCACATCATCCCCAGAGATAAGTACCTTGGACTGATTGGCAATCAGAACATCGACGGATAATCTTAATGGATAATGATCCTTCAAATATTTTAGGATACCTTGTCCCAGGTATATATTGGCAATGGTGTATCTAAAGCTTCCGTTTTCGTCGGAATCGCCAACTGCTAGATTCACTTGATTTTCTACATATTGCTTATAATTCTGAACCATATTGTTCAAGTCGGAGTAAAGCTGCTCATCTTCAGGGATTTGGTCTTTGTCGTAGCGGTAATAAGCTACAGTAGATACCTGATAATCCTGGCCCAAACCACCACTTGTCAGGTAGATGCCGTCATCCATCTGCATTCCTGCTAAGGGCAGCTGCTCACGAATCTCTTGTACTTTTTGCTTTAGGTACTTATAACCTTCCGACCTACCTTTTTCCCTAAGGGGGACGGTTACTCCTTGCATGATGGTTAAATAAACAGACTCCATGTTTTCTGAAAATAGATATACTATGTAAACACCTTGTTGTGTCGTTTCCGTGATCCTACGATCCATAATGGCGATCCACGGAATCGTTGCCCAATTGCCTTGTCCTACGGAACCTTGAATCTTTAGTTCTTCGTTCATGAAAGGAACGTTTCTAAGTGTGTCAGGAATCGATTGTCTCACAAGGCTTCCTAATTTATGGCCTGCAAAAGTCTCCCTTTTGGCTTGTAAATAGGTCGACATGATTTCCGAAAGCGCTTGTTTCAGCGAGAAGTTCGGGGTAGTCTTGAACTGACTAAAGTAATTCTCAAGCTCCTGAATTGCATAATCTTGCAGCTCAACCAGCACGTTCTCTCCCCAGCTTTGGTACAACTGATCCTTAAAGCCAATAGTTTGCTGATTAGGATCGTACTCCAGTATGCTTGATAATACAGAGATCGGGGTGCTTATGACCTGCTGGACTTGACTATCCGTCATGTTCTCCCATCGAGTAGCCATTTTTTCGGGAGGTAGATCGACGGGGAGGCCTTGTTTCTCCCTGTCTCGGAGCTGGGCTAGGAATCGCACCTTCATCTTTGGGAATGATATCAGTCGCTGGCCTGCCTCGTTCATTTCACTTAGTAAGGCAAGGATTAGCACCATTTTGTAGGATTTTTGCTTGTTTTGAAAGATGTTTGATAATTCTTTGGGTAAGCTCATTGGATCACCTTTTTGGAAAACTGACATAGCCTGTACAGGTGCGTACTTCTCATCATAACGCCTTAGTATGTTTGCAGCTTGGAAACAAACAACCGATCTTAATAATAATTAGGATCGGTTGTTTGTGTTTTAATAAGCCAGAAGGATGTGGTCAATATATGTACCTAAAACGTTACTTTATTGATCTACAGCAAATTTGCTTATAATTAATGATGATAAATGTGCACCATCAGTAATAGCTTAGGGATAACACTGAACAAGTTATTTAGTGATTAAACTGTTTTCAAAAATTACTTTATCAAAGGATTCGACAATTGTTTTCTTATTATGAAATAAGTACTCCTTCTCTTTTCTAGAGTTTCTGGCCGAGTACTGAAGACTGTATAATTTTGTGGGACAATCATCGTAAAGTTCTAAGATTGCGTCTTCATAATCATATGTAGTAATCCAATGGTAGTCACTTAAGTCTAGTATACATTTAGCTAATTCTTGATGATCGTTATGATTAAAAAAATTTGTGTAAAGGTTTTTTCCCTGTTTATAGTAAGGTGGATCGAAAAATATAAATGTTTTATTTTCATCCATATTCTCTTTAATTACTTCCTCAATGAAGTCCACTGCGTTCATATTGAATAAAGTAATAGCTTCTTTGTGTTTCGATATATCTGAAATTTTCTTAATAAGATTCGGTTTATTGAAGCGACAATCAATTTTATATTCACCTGTTTGATCATGTCCCCCTATTGGTCCACCTGTAATAATTCCTGAATTGTTTGTACGGTTTAGAAAAAACGTAGAAAACCCTAGATCCAACAGTCTTGTATTATCTTTATTTGAATAAATATCCTTTTGCTTATACCATTCCTTCATATTAACAGGTGTTTCTAAAATCAATTCAATAAATTCACCAGTATAATTTAGAATGGAGTACCACAAAGCATAAATTGCTATGTCAAAATCGTTAATTACAACCCTAGATACTCTTTTCTTAAGTAATAAATCCATTGCTATTCCTGCCCCTCCAGCAAAGGGCTCAATGTAGATACCATTAGAAATATTATTACTAATTAATAATTGATATATGAAGTCCGACATCTGCGATTTTCCACCAGGATACCGTAGAGGAGACAAAGTTGTTGGCATTATATTCCCCTTCTAATCTTCTAATGTTCACTTACGGATTATTGTTTAGATTCTCCACCATATATTTCATTATTATTCTCCACCTTCTTTCAATATCCCATAAGGCATCTGTAGAAGGCAAATTATATTTTCCGTGTGTCACGGAATTCAATTCGTCATGATCCTTTTTTGCATGGGCCATATTTATCGTTCTTTGATAATTTTGATTTATACCTTGAAAAGTACCATTTGTAACACAGTAATTTAGTAAATCGGTTAATGATGGATCTTTAGCCGGATTTCTCCACAAGGAAAATAAATTGTTCTTTATTAAATACTCTTGCAAAGTACATTCCAATAATGTCCTAGTCAGATAAGTCGCACTCAAAGTATAGGTTGATACCCTTGTTCTATGTAGTTCAAATAATGCTCTTTTTATTCCAGGGTGATTTCCTTTGTAAATAATCCCCTGAAACAAAAACGAAATATTTTCTGGCTTTTGTTGCTTAATGTTGTCTTGAGGATCAGGCTGCGATTGGGTAGAAGCATTGATTGTTGCTACATCCTCTTCCTGAAGTTCTTCTTCCGATCTGGAATTATCTTTAGCATTCTCGGGGCCATTTGCTCCTGGTCCAGATACTGATCCTTGTTCTTCTTTCATTTCATTAGAATCTGTAGGTGTTAATTCTTCTTTTGAGCCGTGTTCCTTTGCTGCTGCTGTTTCTTCGGTAACCTCCGAACTTTTAGTCCTGGGCTCGTTACTTGATTCATCAATATTCTCTGGAGTAAGTACTTCCGGATCAGATGATTCGTCAGGATTGCTATTTTTCCATTCTTCACTATCAATGAAGTATGTCTGATAAAAATTCTCCCGATCGACTTTGTAGTAGACATCACTAACTGTAATCTTTTTGTCTTTCAATAATTGAAGGATATATAAAATTTTCTTTTCGCTTTCTGCACTTTCTAGTATTATTTCTGGTATCTTCTTATCAATTACAATCCCTAAATGACTACGCAAATCCGGATCGCCAAATATACGCTCCATTGTAGAAAGGGACCTTTCAACTTTGAGCAAGTTATCTAAATAGTTTACTAAATATATTTTGTAATCATTATTCGTAAATCTGTTTTGAGCTTTATAGTCCCATTGAAGACGACCAACTCCTTTATTCTGACCGATATGCTTGTTTTGTATAGTTCTTTTCATTTGGTCTTCTTCTGCTGGAATATCATACACAACGCAATCAACGGAAGCTATTGGAGTATAATCAAAATCTTTTTTGATTTTATTAATTCTTTTTATTAAGGATTCTCTCTTGTCTATATCTAGAGGTAAAAAGTCGGGATTATTTAATAGCTTAATACATGTAATACGTCTATTACCATCCATAACTAGGTATTTATTCGGAGCTTCATGTTCAACCACTATTATTCTTTCAGAAATTTCAAAACCATACTGTGCAATTGATTTCATTAAGTTAAGTAGTTTCTGTTCGCTACCCTTCTTAAACAAAATTTTTACTGCTGCTGCTTCGTTTTCTTGGGGCTCATCTCTAGGATTTTCTTCGTTTATAAATAGGTCGTTAATTTTAACAACTTTAGATTTCATGTCGATCTACTCCCTTCACTGGTAATTTAACCAAATCCTTCATATTCAAATAATACCACAAAAACAGCCGAATAGGTCCAAGTCCCTACAGCAATCGACGTAGAAGTAATAGATTTTTGTCTAATTTGTAGATTTTACTCGTTCCTTATTCCAAATTTTCGCCGTCACTTGTGGTATGGATCCCTCTAAATATCTTAAACTGCTTAAGTACACTATAATCGATAAGCATGTTTACAAAAAAAGGGGAACGCGACATATTGCGTCCCCTTTCGCCCCAAATCTATTGCCTCTCACCCAAACCCCTATTAGACCAACACCGCCACACTATCCACATGGGATGAGTGCTGACGGTAGAAAATAATTAAGATGTGGCTGTATTCACCGATACACATAGCCATAAACAGATAAAAGTGACCTCAACATCTGAGGTCACCCAGTAAAGTTAGAGAATGCTTTTGTAAAACAAAAGCCGTGCCTTTCGGCTAGATATTCTTACACTAAAGTTTATGGTTCTCACTTACAAAGTATTCATGAAATGTAAAAAAGGGAATCATAAGATTCCCTTTTTCATTAGAAATACTTCGTTGCCGAAGTCATGTCTCAGAAGAGACTAGATATATCATTTGTCTACATTTTACATTCGATCTTACTTCTTGTCAAGTTCTAATTGGATCATTAAACATTCATTAATTTTCTTCATTTTTTCATCTTTAATTTTCCCTACTTTTATACCTAACTTCGCCTTATCAATTGTAAGAACATCCGAAATAATCACTCGTGATGGATCTTTCAGTAACTGGACACCATCCTCCAGATCATCACTTGTTAGTTTTACCTGATATGGTTCTTTCACTACATTTCCGTCACCTTCAATAGGTAAAACATTAACTTTTTGAGCAAACAAATTGCCAGCCGTATTTTGAATAATAATTACAGGATGTTCCCCACTTAACTCACTTCCTACATTTTCACCAATAAAAGCATTGTATATTTGTCCCCTAATTGGCTTTATTGGATGTTGCTTCTTCTCTTTTCCTTCTTTTGGACGTTGTGTATTGAGCTGAATACTATCATACGTTTGCTTTACCGAGTTGGGTATAGCTTCAATTAATGACAACCCCTTAACAAAGTCACTTTGCTTTAGTTGACTAATAACAGACTCCGCTTTTTTAAGTAGTATTTCTTTCGATTTCTCATTCAAGTCCTTTAGCTCATTGTATTTGGACAAAATTTCATCAATCCTCCATTCAAATACAATATTCGACACAAAAATTGGGATTCCTCTCCATTACTGATATTGTATATGAATATCCGAACAGTTCATCATCTGTACGAATTATAAAACAAAACGCCCAATTAGCAATCCATTGGGCGTTTTACACTTGCAAAATCTGTACTTAAAAGTACACCTGTTTTATTGAACTTATGTTATATGCAATTCATTCTGATATATTCAAGAATGTATTAGTTTCTGCCTCCCCGACCATCTCGCCTTCCGATGTGTATCTACGCAACCGCTGAGTTGATGCATAAGCATCGGGTTATTTTTATATGGCGGTTTGAGTTAGGCAAACGGCTCGATCCCCCCCCCTACTACGCCAAAATAGTTAATTTAAGCGTAGCAAGGGTGAGCTGTGATAGTAATATGGCGTATAATCGCCGAGGTATCCCGTATCATCAGCTTCGCAAATAGCGATAAGCTCAGCGGAGCCAAGGTCTGGTATCAAACGCTCCGTAATCACCACGATTATTGCTTGTCCCCCTATCCCTTTCGGGAACCAGGACAGTCACATCCTACATGAGAAAGAAGGAAATCTTTATAAGTTCGGCTATGGCAGGCTATGCCTTACCGAACTTGCAAGGCAAACACGCCCACCGTCAACGGCACTGCCAGGAAGGGTTAGTTCCTCGGTTAAATTTTTAGGCGATCATACCTTCAACGCCGATGTTTTTTTATTTTCACATCCGAAATCTCTTAAACGGACTATATAGTTATTAGGATTTGCAAGTTGGTATGACATTGCTTTTCACTTCCTTTGGAAGATCTCATATCACTTACAAGTCGAATCGAGTTGATAACTGACAAATGAAAAAGACAAATCCACCACTTAATGTTGGAATTGCCTCGGTTCATTTTCTTACTAAATTGGAATGCTTTACAACCTCCAGATACTGGTTGGTTATATCGTAATGCGTAAATCGGATTTGAATTAGCTCCTGTTCAATGGAACTAACTCTCCAATCTGCTAAGATACGAGACAATCTTGAACCCCTTATTTCTTTTGTAAAGAAATCTCTTTTAACTTTCTATCTACCCAAGCTTTCATCCAATTGATTTTTTGCTGTGCCCCTAAATCCATGGTTTTCATTTGTTCAAGTTTGTGGCGGAAGAACTCCAATGTCTGCTGATTTGTATAATGAAAGCAATCCAACATAAGAAAATAATCATTATCAGTAACAAACCTTTCCCGTAGCGCTGATTGTGATATCTGGCTGCAGGATAGAATAGAACTCTCAAAGTCCGAAAACCCCATAACGATTCTAGGGTATACTGCAATTTTACTTTCAAGCTCATACGCTTTAACCAAGCCAGGACCATATACTATGTCGTTGTCGTGATAGATTTTGCCTACTGCAATACCACCTCGGAGCAGGAGGCCGTGCTGAGATAATAGGGATTGCGTGAACACCGTAAGAAGCTTTGTGATTTTGTTCATGGCACCACGCTCCTTCAGTCTGATGGAAAAAACCAGGCTGTCGGAAATAGAAGTCATCATAACACCTTTGATTTTTAACATTTTAGCCATATTATCCTGCCGTATTAGATAAGGGAGTTTTAAGATTGCTCCTATATCCTCACATTTCGACTCATCATTCACAAGATTTTTAAAACCTAAAATATCAATAAAAGCTATTATTCTTTCTTCATACTTCATGTTAACCTCCGTTTTGCTGGATCTCTGTGGAAGTAAATTACCCTCCATGCAATAGACTGTAACATTAGACATGAACCATCCACGGAATATCCAACGGCTATACCTGGACAGATCGTGTTAATCCGTGTGTACCAGTAATGATTAAATAAAGTTTCGTAGTTTAGTTTTGGACGATCGTTATAAAAAAATCTGCCAAATCAATCGAACAAGCGAATACGCCATTTTTCCCCTTTATCCTCCCGTAAATCAAATCTACGGTTAAAGCATAGACTCTATTCTCTTTGTAATTTCATTCTTTTTAAAATTGGATATTATATTCCTACATTCATTGGCTTGGCTAACTAGACCTTCTATATAATCCTCAATTAGCTTATTTTCTCTATTAATGATCACTCTTACCTCAGATGAGAAAGATTTAGCAACGCTTCTTTCCATCAGATATTCATACCCTGTTTCGCCTAAACATAGAATCAAAAACTCAATGATACCTTTTCCCAAGTAATGATTTTCAAGTAATTCAATGTACTGACTTTCTGAGAACTTAAAGAAACGATTGATAAAGAACACTCTAAAATCATTTTCAAAAATAAAATGGTCTGTTGTATAAGAAATTTTCTGGCAAAAGTAAAGCAAATGTTGGACAAAGAACTCCTCACCTAACAATTTGGGAGTTTGCAGCATCTCTTCCAAAAATTCA
The window above is part of the Paenibacillus hamazuiensis genome. Proteins encoded here:
- a CDS encoding DNA adenine methylase produces the protein MPTTLSPLRYPGGKSQMSDFIYQLLISNNISNGIYIEPFAGGAGIAMDLLLKKRVSRVVINDFDIAIYALWYSILNYTGEFIELILETPVNMKEWYKQKDIYSNKDNTRLLDLGFSTFFLNRTNNSGIITGGPIGGHDQTGEYKIDCRFNKPNLIKKISDISKHKEAITLFNMNAVDFIEEVIKENMDENKTFIFFDPPYYKQGKNLYTNFFNHNDHQELAKCILDLSDYHWITTYDYEDAILELYDDCPTKLYSLQYSARNSRKEKEYLFHNKKTIVESFDKVIFENSLITK
- a CDS encoding type II toxin-antitoxin system PemK/MazF family toxin, which codes for MSKYNELKDLNEKSKEILLKKAESVISQLKQSDFVKGLSLIEAIPNSVKQTYDSIQLNTQRPKEGKEKKQHPIKPIRGQIYNAFIGENVGSELSGEHPVIIIQNTAGNLFAQKVNVLPIEGDGNVVKEPYQVKLTSDDLEDGVQLLKDPSRVIISDVLTIDKAKLGIKVGKIKDEKMKKINECLMIQLELDKK
- a CDS encoding MrcB family domain-containing protein; the encoded protein is MSLPKELSNIFQNKQKSYKMVLILALLSEMNEAGQRLISFPKMKVRFLAQLRDREKQGLPVDLPPEKMATRWENMTDSQVQQVISTPISVLSSILEYDPNQQTIGFKDQLYQSWGENVLVELQDYAIQELENYFSQFKTTPNFSLKQALSEIMSTYLQAKRETFAGHKLGSLVRQSIPDTLRNVPFMNEELKIQGSVGQGNWATIPWIAIMDRRITETTQQGVYIVYLFSENMESVYLTIMQGVTVPLREKGRSEGYKYLKQKVQEIREQLPLAGMQMDDGIYLTSGGLGQDYQVSTVAYYRYDKDQIPEDEQLYSDLNNMVQNYKQYVENQVNLAVGDSDENGSFRYTIANIYLGQGILKYLKDHYPLRLSVDVLIANQSKVLISGDDVKYPRQRITHIGRALGEFGLIEYEQHHYSLTPFGEEYVKEFNDNIWELTDHQIELLRAQIRNEQTQTPLIKSINQAIHIVKELNTFTLQEFIPRFTQSIHTQESWGEVTQQHKSMFMLNWLETLKFVAKTGSQYRYIDDEEQPLVDTLTVSERLEYVKNYIKHKGFSYPDGLIENFYLSLRSKPFVILAGVSGTGKTKLVKLFAEAMGATSANRQFTLIPVRSDWSDPSDLLGYKDLSGVFRPGALSEVLAQAIQPANRHKIYFICLDEMNLARVEHYFSDVLSVIETQEWQRDRIITAPLIQKESLTTEEDKRVYGNLYIPDNVFLIGTVNMDETTHPFSKKVLDRANTIEFNYIQLDQYPDLTEEQEDQAPTAVASSFLRSDYLQLVDVYQEYKDLIEETTSVLVRVNAILEDIHSHVGFRIRDAVCFYMVYNERFQLLSKEAALDMQLLQKILPRVQGSSSSVKRVLLQLMQIATGRPLPLQNLMEDSSELYQSEDRIRDAKYPKSARKIAFMLRRLEEDGFTSYWLS